Proteins encoded in a region of the Anopheles ziemanni chromosome 2, idAnoZiCoDA_A2_x.2, whole genome shotgun sequence genome:
- the LOC131281574 gene encoding uncharacterized protein LOC131281574, which yields MHDIIVKTTTDEDFTEVIFLLIDYIVELPRTQRTRDRLASLLGHPSNSDELKNTLKLFENVIRKYCVGELDEDQLRAHFSQLPAIRQQRVVEIVNLRKPEIAQRLIDEVNRREGGVPLVESFDWDVSWVMGSSSLASLRKQLCTVVFACRDVDSRPKTVSFEMEREQVDEVIRHLEAAVQCGA from the exons ATGCACGATATAATCGTCAAAACGACAACAGATGAAGACTTTACCGAG GTAATATTTCTGCTGATCGACTACATAGTCGAGTTGCCCCGTACCCAACGCACCCGTGACCGACTGGCCAGTCTGCTGGGCCACCCGTCGAACAGCGACGAGCTGAAAAATACGCTGAAATTGTTCGAAAATGTCATACGAAAGTATTGCGTCGGCGAACTCGATGAGGACCAGTTACGAGCACACTTTAGCCAACTCCCTGCGATTCGCCAGCAGCGAGTGGTGGAAATCGTGAATCTTCGAAAGCCGGAAATCGCACAGCGGCTTATCGATGAGGTTAATCGCCGGGAGGGTGGCGTACCGTTGGTAGAATCGTTCGATTGGGATGTAAGCTGGGTCATGGGAAGCAGTAGTTTGGCCTCGCTTCGCAAACAATTGTGCACGGTAGTGTTTGCGTGTCGTGATGTAGATTCGAGACCAAAAACCGTCAGCTTCGAAATGGAACGGGAACAGGTGGATGAAGTGATACGACATCTTGAAGCAGCTGTTCAGTGTGGTGCCTAG